A genomic window from Acinetobacter chinensis includes:
- a CDS encoding DUF3644 domain-containing protein, which yields MKTPLLRKGKIKSLLESSIDCALLAVEIYNKPRAPFRVESFITHMIMAWTRLFQAHFNFTIGETYFYKENNGRYKIIDGEKKAWELKTCIKEYSQLSNPIKTNLEFFIKLRNKIEHRTVDKDEIGLNIFGECQALLYNFENELTKLFGEEYAINESLAYSLQFSKLRTSQQKEASKQLLSNEYKDLFDFIKKYRESLQDDIYNSQEYSIKLIQVPKIANTNRNDLAVEFVNWNLLSEEDREKYDQLIAIVKDKVIKLEGANIGKLKPSKVLEEVNKSISSKLTHNDHKQLLSIFKIRPYTEFTLSSDAFDTNPNYCHYDEAHNDYLYQDEWVAFLIQLINENKLSKEQWKKNFKQKKTLKIDDYK from the coding sequence ATGAAAACTCCTTTATTAAGAAAAGGCAAAATAAAATCCCTATTAGAAAGCTCAATTGATTGTGCATTACTAGCAGTAGAGATTTACAATAAGCCACGTGCTCCTTTCAGGGTGGAGTCTTTTATTACTCATATGATTATGGCATGGACACGTTTATTTCAAGCACATTTTAATTTTACAATAGGTGAAACATATTTTTATAAAGAAAATAACGGTCGTTATAAAATTATAGATGGAGAAAAAAAAGCTTGGGAATTAAAAACTTGTATAAAAGAGTATAGTCAATTATCAAATCCAATAAAAACAAATTTAGAATTTTTTATAAAATTACGAAATAAAATTGAGCATAGAACGGTAGATAAAGATGAGATTGGATTAAATATTTTTGGAGAATGCCAAGCACTTCTATATAATTTTGAAAATGAGCTAACAAAGTTATTTGGTGAAGAGTATGCAATAAATGAAAGTTTGGCATATTCTTTACAATTTTCTAAATTGCGGACGTCTCAACAAAAAGAAGCAAGCAAACAATTACTATCTAACGAATATAAAGATTTATTCGATTTCATAAAAAAATATCGAGAAAGTTTGCAAGATGATATTTATAATTCGCAAGAATATAGTATCAAATTGATACAGGTTCCTAAAATTGCGAATACAAACAGGAATGACTTAGCTGTTGAATTTGTTAATTGGAATTTACTATCTGAGGAAGATAGAGAAAAGTACGATCAACTAATAGCAATCGTAAAAGATAAAGTTATAAAACTTGAAGGTGCTAATATTGGAAAACTAAAACCAAGCAAGGTATTAGAAGAAGTTAATAAATCTATTAGTTCCAAGTTAACACATAATGATCATAAGCAGTTATTAAGTATCTTCAAAATCAGACCCTATACTGAATTTACCCTTAGTAGCGATGCTTTTGACACAAATCCTAATTATTGTCATTACGATGAAGCTCATAATGATTATTTGTATCAAGATGAATGGGTAGCATTTTTAATTCAGCTCATAAATGAAAATAAACTTTCTAAAGAGCAATGGAAAAAAAACTTTAAACAAAAGAAAACTTTAAAAATTGATGATTACAAATAG
- a CDS encoding MBL fold metallo-hydrolase: MKTSILVITASIALFSSFSTVAETTKTLPIIEQQAQVAGFYQHQVGNTQITALLDGTNFMSPTLFQDISQNQVHEILKKYHADQAKGVQTSINAFLVNTGNSLILVDSGTTDCFGAHLGSVLKNLKATGYQPEQVDTILLTHLHPDHSCGVSKNGVANYPNATIYVSEDEANYWLDPKQVNKVPKKKQAGYVGTVEKIKAALAPYQASKQFKTFKLGDNIKGFEVISTAGHTPGHFSYKLKTTDEDVVFIGDIVHSHTVQFDRPETAIDYDIDPKKAVQTRLKQFPVLAKSGVTVAAPHLPFPGIGHIYSADGKSYQWIPVHFKD, translated from the coding sequence ATGAAAACTTCAATCTTAGTAATAACAGCCTCTATCGCACTTTTCAGCTCATTTTCAACTGTGGCAGAAACTACAAAGACTCTACCCATCATTGAACAACAAGCCCAAGTCGCAGGCTTCTATCAACATCAGGTGGGCAATACACAAATCACCGCCCTCCTCGATGGCACAAACTTCATGTCACCGACTTTATTTCAAGACATTTCCCAGAATCAGGTGCATGAAATTTTAAAGAAATATCATGCAGATCAAGCCAAAGGCGTACAAACATCCATTAATGCCTTTTTGGTTAATACAGGCAATTCACTCATTTTAGTCGACAGTGGAACAACTGATTGCTTTGGTGCACATTTAGGTTCTGTCCTGAAGAATCTGAAAGCAACAGGCTATCAACCTGAACAAGTCGATACGATTTTACTTACCCATTTACACCCTGATCATTCCTGTGGTGTAAGTAAAAATGGTGTGGCAAATTATCCGAATGCTACGATTTATGTATCAGAGGATGAAGCGAATTATTGGTTAGATCCAAAACAGGTCAATAAAGTTCCTAAAAAAAAGCAAGCTGGCTATGTAGGTACAGTAGAAAAAATTAAGGCAGCACTTGCACCTTATCAAGCGAGTAAGCAGTTTAAAACCTTTAAACTGGGTGACAACATCAAAGGTTTTGAAGTGATTTCAACCGCAGGACATACCCCTGGACATTTCAGTTATAAACTCAAAACGACTGATGAAGATGTTGTGTTCATTGGCGACATTGTGCACTCACATACTGTACAGTTTGATCGTCCTGAAACAGCGATTGATTATGATATTGATCCGAAAAAAGCAGTACAGACCCGTCTAAAACAATTCCCTGTACTTGCCAAAAGTGGTGTAACTGTTGCTGCGCCACATTTGCCATTTCCAGGAATTGGGCATATTTACAGTGCTGATGGAAAGAGTTATCAATGGATTCCTGTGCATTTTAAGGATTGA
- a CDS encoding LysE family translocator, whose amino-acid sequence MESLLIIGSIALALMLGAISPGPTFIYVAKNSIAISRKHGLFTALGTGTGAALFGLLAVMGLQAILLAVPSAYLALKICGGLYLLWLAYKIIKHAKEPMQAVDGGAQQMSYAQAYRLGFITQMSNPKIAIVLASIFTALLPKEIPSYFYVVLPVLCFFIDAGWYSLVAVALSAEGPRRVYLKSKKVFDRIAGGVMTLLGLKLIFGMK is encoded by the coding sequence TTGGAATCGTTATTGATTATAGGCTCAATTGCTCTGGCATTGATGCTGGGTGCGATCAGTCCTGGTCCAACCTTTATTTATGTAGCAAAAAATTCGATAGCAATTTCACGTAAACACGGTCTGTTTACTGCACTGGGAACAGGCACAGGTGCTGCGCTGTTTGGTCTGCTTGCAGTGATGGGCTTACAGGCAATTTTACTGGCTGTACCCTCTGCCTACCTGGCTTTAAAAATCTGCGGTGGTCTGTATTTACTGTGGCTGGCTTATAAAATTATAAAACATGCCAAAGAACCGATGCAGGCTGTAGATGGTGGGGCTCAACAGATGAGCTATGCTCAGGCATACCGTCTGGGCTTTATCACTCAAATGAGTAATCCTAAAATTGCGATTGTTCTGGCGAGTATTTTTACTGCACTTTTACCTAAAGAAATTCCTTCTTATTTTTATGTGGTTTTGCCTGTGCTGTGCTTTTTTATTGATGCAGGATGGTATTCACTGGTCGCTGTTGCTCTGTCTGCGGAAGGTCCACGCCGTGTGTATCTGAAGTCTAAGAAAGTGTTTGACCGTATTGCAGGTGGGGTGATGACTTTGCTTGGGTTAAAGTTAATTTTTGGGATGAAATAA
- a CDS encoding NF038215 family lipoprotein yields MKKLFPVLFSSIFLLMACDVKDDLNKPRTTARTMIIGGVPVHDQDYQVAELRVRENLPVGETP; encoded by the coding sequence ATGAAAAAACTGTTCCCTGTTTTGTTCAGCAGCATATTTCTATTGATGGCGTGTGATGTCAAAGATGATCTGAACAAACCCAGAACCACAGCTCGAACCATGATTATTGGTGGTGTTCCTGTGCATGATCAGGATTATCAGGTTGCAGAACTGCGTGTTCGTGAAAACCTGCCTGTCGGTGAGACACCATAA
- a CDS encoding TetR/AcrR family transcriptional regulator, whose amino-acid sequence MQPVIPKRQLQASQNREDLLEAALKIFRLHGIRAPLQLIIEEAGVGRATFYRNFQDRRALVIALMEQALDRLEIRAARYAPYPDGFLRLIKNHVDNLPYLTALMEYWRVISYDDPVLVEIYQRRDQLLQPLIDQAIAHGVCRADFSSKDYAMITAILRSSFQGMDDEAQRALAKRALDLLIHGIRP is encoded by the coding sequence ATGCAGCCTGTTATCCCGAAAAGACAATTACAAGCCAGCCAGAACCGTGAAGATTTACTTGAAGCAGCATTAAAAATTTTCCGTCTGCATGGTATCCGTGCGCCCCTGCAACTCATTATTGAAGAAGCCGGTGTAGGCAGAGCCACTTTTTACCGTAATTTTCAGGACAGACGCGCGTTGGTCATCGCTTTGATGGAGCAGGCACTCGACCGTCTGGAAATTCGGGCAGCCAGATATGCGCCCTATCCTGATGGTTTTTTACGTCTGATCAAAAACCATGTCGACAATCTTCCCTATCTGACTGCACTGATGGAATACTGGCGTGTGATCAGTTATGACGACCCTGTTCTGGTTGAGATTTATCAACGACGGGATCAGTTATTACAGCCCCTGATTGATCAGGCTATTGCGCACGGCGTGTGTCGAGCAGACTTCAGCTCTAAAGATTACGCCATGATTACTGCTATTTTGCGTTCATCATTCCAGGGAATGGATGATGAGGCACAGCGTGCGCTGGCAAAACGGGCACTGGATCTACTCATTCACGGCATTCGACCGTAA
- a CDS encoding MFS transporter: MDKMPRLLEPAPDWTAEEKPTLPGSPAAIAHPAHKRYLYFIIGLFVAICGSLSNGFITANLPVIQGEYALTPSQTAWIPAVYVMANISSNLILFKARQQYGLRLFSEVGLVLFIVVLVLHIFVHTYEMALFVRFISGLVSAPLSSLGMYYIMQAFQRAHFGRAIYLALGFQQLGIPLAWIISPYIVDVNDWSVLYTFELGLALCCLAMVVSLKLPRSLRIAVFEKQDFFTFALLAPGFAMLCIVLTQGPVLWWFEAQWLGYVLIAGFCLVCIGLTYEHFRVNPLIITRWLGTSSTLKFIFGALAIRFLMSEQTYAAVSFLKTMGMGPDQFVSLYMVIFLGIVSGTVFSAMTFKRERMIIHLIAAEVLILLACALDYHLTSDVRPASFYRSQFLVGFASGMFIGPLLLTGIVRALQKGPSHMVTFVVLFSATQSFGGLLGNCFFSTYQQIRTQNYRTELVSNLSDTNPVVAQRVLSYQQAAARYTLDPSLEQNQAVRDLNQVILREAQVRAYNDVIALNGIFAVLLLLWGTYNIAVSKYQLRKQQRSEQQQSTQTVNSS, encoded by the coding sequence ATGGACAAAATGCCACGGCTGCTTGAACCTGCCCCCGATTGGACAGCTGAAGAAAAACCCACACTGCCAGGCTCACCTGCAGCAATTGCACATCCTGCACATAAGCGCTATCTGTATTTTATCATTGGGCTGTTCGTTGCCATCTGCGGGAGTCTGAGTAACGGTTTTATTACCGCCAATCTCCCTGTTATTCAGGGTGAATATGCACTGACACCGAGCCAGACGGCCTGGATTCCAGCCGTCTATGTCATGGCAAATATCAGTTCAAACCTCATTCTGTTTAAAGCCCGTCAGCAATATGGTCTAAGACTTTTTTCAGAAGTCGGACTGGTGCTTTTTATTGTTGTGCTGGTTTTACATATTTTTGTGCATACCTATGAAATGGCTCTGTTTGTCCGTTTCATCAGTGGTCTGGTTTCAGCTCCACTGAGTTCCCTGGGGATGTATTACATTATGCAGGCATTTCAGCGGGCGCATTTCGGGCGGGCGATTTATCTGGCGCTGGGTTTTCAGCAGCTGGGGATTCCTCTTGCCTGGATCATTTCTCCGTACATTGTCGATGTAAATGACTGGAGTGTGCTGTATACATTTGAACTGGGACTGGCGCTGTGCTGTCTGGCAATGGTAGTGTCCTTAAAACTGCCACGCAGTCTGAGAATTGCAGTGTTTGAAAAGCAGGATTTCTTCACCTTTGCCCTGCTCGCACCTGGTTTTGCCATGCTCTGTATTGTTCTGACTCAGGGACCTGTGCTGTGGTGGTTTGAAGCGCAATGGCTGGGGTATGTGCTGATCGCTGGTTTCTGTCTGGTCTGTATTGGGCTTACTTATGAACATTTTCGGGTTAATCCACTGATCATTACCCGATGGCTGGGTACATCTTCAACCCTGAAGTTTATTTTTGGTGCATTAGCCATCCGCTTTTTAATGTCTGAACAGACTTATGCTGCTGTCAGTTTTCTGAAAACCATGGGAATGGGACCTGATCAGTTTGTATCGTTGTATATGGTGATTTTCCTGGGGATTGTCTCTGGTACTGTTTTCAGCGCCATGACATTCAAGCGTGAACGTATGATCATTCATCTGATTGCCGCAGAGGTGCTGATTTTACTTGCCTGTGCGCTGGATTATCATCTGACCAGTGACGTCCGTCCTGCCAGTTTTTACCGCAGCCAGTTCCTCGTCGGTTTTGCCAGTGGCATGTTTATTGGTCCATTACTGCTGACAGGCATTGTCCGTGCGCTGCAGAAAGGCCCCTCACATATGGTCACTTTTGTGGTGCTGTTTTCTGCGACACAAAGCTTCGGTGGCTTACTTGGAAATTGTTTTTTTTCAACCTATCAACAGATCCGGACGCAGAACTACCGTACAGAACTGGTCAGTAATCTGTCTGATACCAATCCTGTTGTTGCTCAGCGAGTCTTAAGCTATCAGCAGGCTGCAGCCAGATACACCCTCGACCCGTCACTTGAGCAGAATCAGGCAGTACGTGATCTGAATCAGGTGATTTTACGTGAGGCACAGGTTCGTGCTTATAATGATGTGATCGCCCTGAATGGCATATTTGCAGTTCTGCTGCTGCTCTGGGGTACCTATAATATTGCAGTCAGTAAATATCAGCTCAGAAAACAACAAAGGTCTGAACAACAACAGTCCACACAGACGGTAAACAGCTCCTGA